The Leifsonia poae region CCGTCGACGTGCACGTTCGCCGTCTGCGGGCCAAATTGGGCGACCTGGAGTCGCTGATCGGCACCGTCCGCAACGTCGGCTACCGCTTCAACGTGTACGAAGAGGACAATGAGCGACTCCCTGCGCCTCTCCGTCCCTGATTTCGACGATCCGTGGCAGCGTGAGGCGTTCTTCGATGTCGCCGCCGCTGCGATCGACGTGGACGGGCACGACCCTTTCAACGAACAGGCCCGTCTCGATGTGGAGTCCGGTCGTCGCTCGCCGATCATCGTCACACTCTGGCCCGGTGAATCGGCGGCGGCGCTCGTGCGCCCGGTCGGCGCGGCCATCCTGGGGCGCGGCGAACTGGACTTCGTGATCGACCCCCTGTTCCGGGGCAAAGGCTATGGCGAGCTCGCCGCCCGCGGTCTGCTCGCCACCGCCCGGGGCACCCTGACCGCGTGGTCGAACGGCGACCATCCGGCGGCGAAACTGCTCGCCGAGCGGCACGGGTTCACCCCCGTGCGCGCCCTCATCCACCTGGCGGCGACACTCGACGAGGGCATGACCCGCCCCGGCACGGATACCCTCCCCGACGGTTTCTCCCTCGGGCCGATGCGGCCCGGCGACGAGCAGGAGTGGGTCGACCTCAATGCCCGCATCTTCGACACGCATCCGGAGCAGGGTCGTCTCACCGTCGACGATCTGCACGCCCGGCAGGCCGAACCGTGGTTCGACGCCGGGGATGCGCTGCTGCTTCGCGACGCATCCGGTCGCCTCGTCGGGTACGGCTGGGTGAAGATCGAGCCGGGGGCGACCGAGGGCGCGCTCTACGTGCTCGGCGTCGACGCCGCCCTCACCGACCGTGGGCTGGGCCGGCAACTGCTGCGGGCGGCTCTCGCACGATTGGTGGAGCGAGGCTGCACCGTCGCCGGACTGTCGGTGGAAGCCGACAATGAGCCGGCCGTGCACCTGTTCCGAGCACTCGGCTTCCAGGAACAGACGATCGATGTGCAGTACCGGCGCGCGAGCGATCCGGGCGATCCGTTTATCCACAGTTAACCCGCGGCGGTACAGAGCCCGGGTCGCGGGTGCGATGATGTTGGGATGGACGGCGAGAACATCCTTTTGGACAACGGGCTGGGCGGCAGCTTCGGCGGCGACTTCGACGACGACTTCGCGCCGTTCGTCTACGAGCCCGACCCGACCCTGCCGGACGATCGGTACCTCGACCGCGAGCTCAGCTGGCTGGCGTTCAACCAGCGGGTGCTCGAACTCGCCGAAGACCCCGATCTTCCGGTGCTGGAGCGAGCCAACTTCCTCGCGATCTTCGCCACCAACCTCGACGAGTTCTTCATGGTGCGGGTCGCCGGTCTCAAACGCCGCATCCTGACCGGCCTCGCGGTGCCCACCAACGTGGGCCGGGCGCCGGTGGATGTGCTCGCCGACATCTCGGCGAAGGCCCTCGAACTGCAGACCCGCCACGCCGCCGTCTACCGCGACCAGGTGCTCCCCGCGCTCGAGGCCGCCGGAATCACGGTGGCGAGCTGGAACGAGCTCGACGAGGCCGACCGGGCGCAGATGCGCGAAGTCTTCTCGCTGCAGATCTTCCCCGTGCTCATGCCGCTCGCCGTCGACCCGGCGCA contains the following coding sequences:
- the mshD gene encoding mycothiol synthase, producing MSDSLRLSVPDFDDPWQREAFFDVAAAAIDVDGHDPFNEQARLDVESGRRSPIIVTLWPGESAAALVRPVGAAILGRGELDFVIDPLFRGKGYGELAARGLLATARGTLTAWSNGDHPAAKLLAERHGFTPVRALIHLAATLDEGMTRPGTDTLPDGFSLGPMRPGDEQEWVDLNARIFDTHPEQGRLTVDDLHARQAEPWFDAGDALLLRDASGRLVGYGWVKIEPGATEGALYVLGVDAALTDRGLGRQLLRAALARLVERGCTVAGLSVEADNEPAVHLFRALGFQEQTIDVQYRRASDPGDPFIHS